Sequence from the Cytophagia bacterium CHB2 genome:
AAGCTCGGCGGAATGATCTTGCGCGAGCGCACTCCCGGAAATTGAGGTAACGGGGTACAGGTGAGATGATGCGCCACGTTGTCAGATATTGGCTGATTGAGAACAAGTGAAATGAGGTGTTCTATTGAAAGAATTTGCAGACAAGTCATTCACGATTCTTGTCATTGGGGAACGTGATTTGCATGAAACCGTGCGGCGCTGCCTGCCCGAGGGGGAAGCGATTGAGCTGTGCTGTTGCAACGAAGAAGAGAAGGCGCAGACGTATCTCGCCAAGCAAGCGCCAGACATGATTGTGGCTGATTTTGATTTGCCGCGCTTCAAGCCGGTACGTTTTCTTGGCAGCCTGTTCAATGCCAGCGAGCGCCACGAGGTGGTGATGGTGGCAGAAGCGCCCACGATTGAAACCGTGGTGCGCTGCATGCAATTAGGCGTGCGCGACTTCCTGCAACTGCCCAAAGAGACCCTCAAACTTCACGAGATCGTCAAAAGAATTTATGCGCACTGGCAGCAAAATCAAAAGGGGGCCGTGTTTCAGGCGCAACAGCATGAACGCTTTTCGGTATCCGGCATCATTGGCGCTAGCCCGCAGATGCAGCATGTTATCCTGCTGATTCAAAAAATCATTGGCCGGCGCTGGGTCACCGTACTCATTCGCGGCGAGACCGGCACCGGTAAGGAAGTAGTGGCGCGCGCGATTCATTACGGCAGTTCGGAAGCAGCCAAAAATGCGCCATTCGTTGAGATCAACTGTACCGCCATTCCGGAAAATTTGCTGGAAGCGGAATTGTTCGGCTATGAAAAGGGCGCGTTTACCGACGCGAAGTTCAGCAAGAAAGGCCTGTTCGAGCTGGCCGAAGGCGGCACGCTGTTTCTCGATGAAATTGGCGACATGAGCCTGGTGTTGCAGGCGAAGCTGCTGAAAGCAATTGAGGAAAAGCGCTTCCGACGTCTCGGTGGCACCCAAAGCATCGAAGTGAAAACGCGCATCATGGCCGGCACTCACGCGGACATGGAAAGAAGCATTGAAGTAGGCCGCTTCCGCCGCGACTTGTATTATCGCCTCAACGTCATCAATATCATGTTGCCGCCGCTGCGCGAACGTGGAAAAGATGTTCTGCTGCTGGCGCGCCATTTTGTGAATCATTACGCCGTGGAATACAACGCCACGGCAAAATCATTCCTGCC
This genomic interval carries:
- a CDS encoding sigma-54-dependent Fis family transcriptional regulator; the protein is MKEFADKSFTILVIGERDLHETVRRCLPEGEAIELCCCNEEEKAQTYLAKQAPDMIVADFDLPRFKPVRFLGSLFNASERHEVVMVAEAPTIETVVRCMQLGVRDFLQLPKETLKLHEIVKRIYAHWQQNQKGAVFQAQQHERFSVSGIIGASPQMQHVILLIQKIIGRRWVTVLIRGETGTGKEVVARAIHYGSSEAAKNAPFVEINCTAIPENLLEAELFGYEKGAFTDAKFSKKGLFELAEGGTLFLDEIGDMSLVLQAKLLKAIEEKRFRRLGGTQSIEVKTRIMAGTHADMERSIEVGRFRRDLYYRLNVINIMLPPLRERGKDVLLLARHFVNHYAVEYNATAKSFLPAAEEALMSYDWPGNVRELQHVVERAVLLGDNAEIGVREIYEALGLEPQPQASAPAPARESQGPFWGRVIEIPPEGLSLRDGECKLIEEILRLTKWNKTRASQILGISRPRLARKIEEYRITDPRAPAHAYS